One Novosphingobium sp. EMRT-2 DNA segment encodes these proteins:
- a CDS encoding MoxR family ATPase: MTLEQVRALAQAIRAEVGKAVIGQDGIVDHLLIALFAGGHVLLEGPPGTAKTFLAQSFAAALGLDFGRIQFTPDLMPGDILGSNLFNFQTSQFTLTRGPIFHELLLADEINRTPPKTQAALLEAMQERRVTLDGEIHPLSDRFMVVATQNPIESQGVYPLPEAQLDRFLFKVLVPYPSFEEEARIVTRYGEGARSAKPADLGVAAVADGAALRAATSAIGQVTLADAIVDYIVRLVRATRDSADLVAGASPRAAVLLAGAARARAALDGRDYVIPDDVKALAIAVLRHRMLLSPAAEIEGRQVEAIVADLVQGTEAPR, translated from the coding sequence ATGACGCTGGAGCAGGTGCGCGCGCTCGCGCAGGCGATCCGCGCAGAAGTGGGCAAGGCCGTGATCGGGCAGGACGGGATCGTCGATCACCTGCTGATTGCGCTGTTCGCGGGCGGCCATGTCCTGCTCGAAGGGCCGCCGGGCACGGCCAAGACCTTCCTGGCGCAAAGCTTCGCCGCCGCGCTGGGCCTCGATTTCGGGCGCATCCAGTTCACGCCGGACCTGATGCCGGGCGACATCCTCGGCTCCAACCTGTTCAACTTCCAGACCAGCCAGTTCACGCTCACGCGCGGCCCGATCTTCCACGAACTGCTGCTGGCCGACGAAATCAACCGCACCCCGCCCAAGACCCAGGCCGCGCTGCTCGAAGCGATGCAGGAACGGCGCGTGACGCTGGACGGGGAAATCCACCCGCTGTCGGACCGGTTCATGGTCGTCGCCACGCAGAACCCGATCGAGAGCCAGGGCGTCTATCCGCTGCCCGAAGCGCAGCTCGACCGGTTCCTGTTCAAGGTGCTGGTGCCCTATCCCTCGTTCGAGGAAGAGGCGCGCATCGTCACCCGCTACGGCGAGGGCGCGCGATCGGCGAAGCCCGCCGATTTGGGCGTGGCAGCCGTGGCCGATGGTGCCGCGCTACGCGCCGCCACCAGCGCGATCGGGCAGGTCACGCTGGCCGACGCGATCGTCGACTACATCGTGCGGCTGGTGCGCGCCACGCGCGACAGCGCCGATCTGGTTGCCGGGGCAAGCCCGCGCGCCGCCGTGCTGCTGGCTGGGGCCGCGCGTGCCCGCGCCGCGCTCGACGGACGCGATTACGTGATCCCCGACGACGTGAAAGCGCTCGCCATCGCCGTACTGCGGCACCGCATGCTGCTCAGCCCCGCCGCCGAGATCGAGGGCCGGCAGGTCGAGGCGATCGTCGCCGATCTCGTGCAGGGAACCGAGGCGCCGCGTTGA
- a CDS encoding cytochrome c family protein, translating to MDDRFNTIAGWTLFGGIVALGLSSLSSHYFMADKHHAPEKAGYAIEGVETEGGAGAAALEPIANRLTKADAAKGEAIFAKCKACHTIDQGAANGIGPNLYEIVGDAMASGRGGFAFSDALKAKGGKWDFANLDEWLTNPKKFADGTKMTFAGIANPQDRADVILYLNTKGSNLPLPAPEAVPAAGAAPAAAAVVGDAAKGEKIFAKCKACHTIEQGGANGIGPNLFGIAGEKVAGDRGGFAFSDALKAKGGTWDDATLDAWLSGPAKFAAGTKMTFAGLPSAQDRADVIAYLKTKK from the coding sequence ATGGACGACCGTTTCAATACCATCGCCGGTTGGACCTTGTTCGGCGGGATCGTGGCACTGGGGCTTTCCAGCCTTTCCAGCCACTATTTCATGGCTGACAAGCACCATGCCCCCGAAAAGGCGGGTTACGCCATCGAAGGCGTGGAGACCGAAGGCGGCGCCGGCGCGGCGGCGCTCGAACCGATCGCCAACCGTCTGACCAAGGCGGACGCCGCCAAGGGCGAGGCGATCTTCGCCAAGTGCAAGGCCTGCCACACCATCGATCAGGGCGCGGCCAACGGCATCGGCCCGAACCTTTATGAAATCGTGGGCGATGCCATGGCCTCGGGCCGTGGCGGCTTCGCCTTCTCCGACGCGCTCAAGGCCAAGGGCGGCAAGTGGGATTTCGCCAACCTCGACGAATGGCTGACCAACCCCAAGAAGTTCGCGGATGGCACCAAGATGACCTTCGCCGGCATCGCCAATCCGCAGGATCGCGCCGACGTGATCCTCTATCTCAACACCAAGGGCTCCAACCTGCCGCTGCCCGCGCCTGAGGCGGTTCCGGCCGCCGGCGCCGCGCCGGCCGCCGCAGCCGTAGTGGGCGATGCCGCCAAGGGCGAGAAGATCTTCGCCAAGTGCAAGGCCTGCCACACCATCGAACAGGGCGGCGCCAACGGCATCGGCCCCAACCTGTTCGGCATTGCCGGCGAGAAGGTCGCTGGCGACCGTGGCGGTTTCGCTTTCTCCGACGCGCTCAAGGCCAAGGGTGGCACCTGGGACGACGCGACGCTCGACGCCTGGCTGTCTGGCCCGGCCAAGTTCGCCGCCGGTACCAAGATGACCTTCGCCGGCCTGCCCAGCGCGCAGGACCGGGCCGACGTGATCGCCTATCTCAAGACCAAGAAGTAA
- a CDS encoding glutathione S-transferase family protein yields MKPVLYHCADARSFRVLWMLEELELDYELKLLPFPPRLLEPGFLEINPLGTIPFYQEGAVRMTESPAIVQYLAARHGGGRLEIGRDEPGFGDYLNALSYGEATLTFPQTLVLRYSRLEPAERRVPQVAEDYARWYRARLRGLAALLEQRDYVAGGRFTAADISVGYALLLARTLRLDRDYPPQIAAYWERLEQRDGYRRARAAQGTDGDFAA; encoded by the coding sequence ATGAAACCCGTGCTCTATCACTGCGCCGATGCGCGCTCGTTCCGCGTGCTGTGGATGCTGGAGGAGCTGGAACTGGACTATGAGCTGAAGCTTCTGCCGTTTCCGCCGCGCCTGCTGGAGCCGGGATTTCTCGAGATCAACCCGCTGGGGACCATCCCGTTCTATCAGGAGGGCGCTGTGCGGATGACCGAATCGCCGGCGATCGTGCAGTATCTGGCCGCGCGCCACGGCGGCGGACGGCTGGAGATCGGCCGCGACGAGCCCGGCTTCGGCGATTATCTCAACGCGCTGTCCTATGGCGAGGCGACGCTGACCTTCCCGCAAACGCTGGTGCTGCGCTATTCGCGGCTGGAGCCGGCCGAACGGCGGGTGCCGCAAGTGGCGGAGGACTATGCCCGCTGGTACCGGGCGCGGCTGCGCGGGCTGGCGGCGCTGCTCGAACAGCGCGACTATGTGGCGGGAGGCCGGTTCACCGCCGCCGACATTTCGGTGGGCTATGCGCTCCTGCTGGCACGCACGCTGCGGCTCGACCGCGATTATCCGCCGCAGATCGCCGCGTACTGGGAGCGGCTGGAACAGCGCGACGGCTATCGCCGCGCACGGGCGGCACAAGGCACCGATGGAGATTTCGCGGCATGA
- a CDS encoding DUF58 domain-containing protein yields the protein MSEAAISRRWPVAYPTARATLLLAAAAPLALIVAALAPAAWIVAPAFGGALLLLVLLDALFAGGLRNVRLLAPRDAEVGEPVALALEADLARAPRWAQAQAALAIDPRLYPGGRLVLPLAVGAEGWRGDATLTPNRRGTGAIGRFWLRWSGPLGLAHRQVRVDSDALVRVRPNIAPVRSPALQIFLRDAQFGMVARRIRGEGTDFEALAEYEPGMDRRRIDWKSSARHARLFAKEYEVERNNQIVFAFDCGQTMCEPVAGLPRIDRAVTAALTTAYVALKAQDRVALYGFAARPQVLTPFVTHSRDFARLQHAAATLDYHAEEPNFTLALSQLSARLQRRSLIVLFSDFTDPTSAELMIENLGRLVERHIVMFVVMADAELAGIVAAPARDMQAVAMAVTATALARQRALVLQRLRHLGVRVVEAPHDRIGMRLLDAYLAVKRQGSIG from the coding sequence TTGAGCGAAGCCGCGATCTCGCGCCGCTGGCCCGTCGCCTATCCCACGGCGCGGGCCACGCTGCTGCTGGCGGCAGCCGCGCCGCTGGCGCTGATCGTCGCGGCCCTGGCGCCGGCGGCGTGGATCGTCGCACCCGCGTTCGGCGGAGCGCTGCTGCTTCTGGTCCTGCTCGACGCGCTGTTCGCGGGCGGGCTGCGCAACGTCCGCCTGCTCGCCCCGCGCGATGCGGAAGTGGGCGAGCCCGTTGCGCTCGCGCTGGAGGCGGACCTTGCCCGCGCGCCGCGCTGGGCGCAGGCGCAGGCCGCGCTCGCCATCGATCCGCGGCTTTATCCGGGCGGGCGGCTGGTGCTGCCGCTGGCGGTCGGGGCAGAGGGCTGGCGCGGGGATGCCACGCTCACCCCCAACCGGCGCGGCACCGGCGCGATCGGACGGTTCTGGCTGCGGTGGTCCGGCCCGCTTGGGCTTGCCCACCGGCAGGTCCGCGTGGACAGCGACGCGCTGGTTCGCGTGCGCCCGAACATCGCCCCGGTGCGCAGCCCCGCACTCCAGATCTTCCTGCGCGATGCCCAGTTCGGCATGGTCGCCCGGCGCATTCGTGGCGAGGGTACCGATTTCGAGGCGCTGGCCGAATACGAACCGGGCATGGACCGGCGGCGGATCGACTGGAAAAGCTCCGCCCGCCATGCCCGGCTGTTCGCCAAGGAATACGAGGTCGAGCGCAACAACCAGATCGTCTTCGCCTTCGATTGCGGGCAGACGATGTGCGAGCCGGTGGCCGGCCTGCCGCGCATCGACCGCGCCGTCACCGCCGCGCTCACCACCGCCTATGTGGCCCTGAAGGCGCAGGACCGCGTGGCGCTCTACGGGTTCGCCGCGCGGCCGCAGGTGCTGACGCCTTTCGTCACCCATTCGCGCGATTTCGCCCGGCTCCAGCACGCCGCCGCCACGCTCGATTACCACGCGGAGGAGCCGAATTTCACGCTGGCGCTGTCGCAGCTTTCCGCGCGGCTCCAGCGCCGTTCGCTGATCGTGCTGTTTTCCGATTTCACCGATCCCACCAGCGCCGAACTGATGATCGAGAACCTGGGTCGGCTGGTCGAACGCCATATCGTGATGTTCGTGGTCATGGCCGATGCCGAACTGGCCGGGATCGTCGCCGCCCCCGCACGCGACATGCAGGCGGTGGCGATGGCGGTCACCGCCACGGCGCTCGCCCGCCAGCGAGCGCTGGTGCTGCAACGCCTGCGCCACCTGGGCGTGCGCGTGGTGGAAGCGCCGCACGACCGGATCGGGATGCGGCTGCTGGACGCCTATCTCGCGGTCAAGCGGCAGGGAAGCATCGGATGA
- a CDS encoding prephenate dehydratase: MQSYPAPALALVESMAAAAAREPARAVAFQGAPGANSHRAAMEALPGCLPLPCFSFEDALDAVKDGRAGQAIIPIENSQHGRVADIHFLLPESGLSIVGEYFLPIHAALMATGDGPFTGAYSHPQALGQSRHFLRARGIVPLSYADTAGAAAYVAELGDPSMAAIAPRIAAELYGLKVIEDNVEDAHDNTTRFVVLAREPIDPARIAGPAITTFVFEVRNIPAALYKALGGFATNGVNMTKLESYQRGASFAATEFFCDIVGTPGDPAVDRALEELGFFAKHVRMLGTYPLQRERG; the protein is encoded by the coding sequence ATGCAAAGCTACCCCGCTCCCGCGCTCGCCCTGGTCGAATCGATGGCCGCCGCCGCCGCCCGCGAACCCGCGCGCGCCGTGGCATTTCAGGGCGCGCCGGGCGCCAATTCGCACCGCGCGGCGATGGAAGCGCTGCCCGGCTGCCTGCCACTGCCGTGCTTTTCGTTCGAGGACGCGCTGGATGCGGTGAAGGACGGGCGCGCCGGCCAGGCGATCATCCCGATCGAGAATTCGCAGCACGGCCGCGTCGCCGACATCCACTTCCTGCTGCCCGAAAGCGGGTTGTCGATCGTGGGCGAATACTTCCTGCCGATCCACGCCGCGCTGATGGCCACCGGCGATGGCCCGTTCACCGGCGCCTACAGCCACCCGCAGGCGCTGGGCCAGTCGCGCCATTTCCTGCGCGCGCGCGGGATCGTGCCGCTGTCCTATGCCGATACTGCCGGCGCCGCGGCCTATGTCGCCGAACTCGGCGATCCGTCCATGGCCGCCATCGCCCCGCGCATCGCCGCCGAGCTCTATGGCCTGAAAGTGATCGAGGACAATGTCGAGGACGCGCACGACAACACCACGCGCTTCGTGGTGCTGGCGCGCGAGCCGATCGATCCCGCGCGTATCGCCGGCCCGGCGATCACCACGTTCGTGTTCGAGGTGCGCAACATCCCCGCCGCGCTCTACAAGGCGCTGGGCGGTTTCGCGACCAACGGCGTCAACATGACCAAGCTGGAAAGCTACCAGCGGGGCGCGAGCTTCGCCGCCACCGAGTTCTTCTGCGACATCGTGGGAACGCCCGGCGATCCCGCCGTGGACCGGGCGCTGGAGGAACTGGGCTTCTTCGCCAAGCACGTGCGGATGCTCGGCACCTATCCCTTGCAGCGCGAGCGCGGCTGA
- a CDS encoding DUF4350 domain-containing protein, whose protein sequence is MNGTPFRPRTVLGLVAVGAIAFVALLWFLGNGGGNANNGGGHAGGRGLNGFAGLVAMLEADDIEIRRARRKDALKDVGLLVLTPPAAAKGEDIARIVNERRRIGPTLVVTPKWIASPVSQQRKTKVPRGWTELVGTEAPRWNGFHDDITVRLTGHRDSPARGWRAIGHAGRLPDDREVLSGEGKALIPLVRSGDGRILAAFVDDDGYYPALNDFAGIDHDVGGDDDGLYPVVFVFEPDLLDNWGLADRGTALMARELVLAAADGTTQPVTFDLTLNGLGASRNLLTLAFEPPFLAATVCLLLAMVAVGWRAFCRFGPARQRGRAIALGKTALVENAAGLIRRAGRVHLVTGPYADAVRERLIAALGLPRGHAPAEAEAMIDRAQERRGLSGPPFSELANKLRATRKPHEVARRAAALQQIEKDLT, encoded by the coding sequence ATGAACGGCACGCCCTTCCGCCCGCGCACGGTGCTGGGGCTCGTCGCCGTCGGCGCGATCGCGTTCGTGGCGCTGTTGTGGTTTCTCGGCAATGGCGGGGGGAACGCCAACAACGGCGGTGGGCACGCCGGCGGGCGCGGGTTGAACGGCTTTGCCGGGCTGGTCGCCATGCTGGAGGCGGACGACATCGAAATCCGGCGGGCGCGGCGCAAGGACGCGCTCAAGGACGTGGGCCTGCTGGTGCTGACCCCGCCGGCCGCGGCCAAGGGCGAGGACATCGCCAGGATCGTCAACGAACGGCGCAGGATCGGGCCGACGCTGGTCGTCACGCCCAAGTGGATCGCCTCGCCGGTAAGCCAGCAGCGCAAGACCAAGGTGCCGCGCGGCTGGACCGAACTGGTCGGCACCGAAGCGCCGCGATGGAACGGTTTCCACGACGACATTACCGTGCGTCTGACCGGCCATCGCGATTCGCCCGCACGCGGCTGGCGCGCCATCGGCCACGCGGGGCGGCTGCCCGACGATCGGGAGGTGCTGTCGGGCGAGGGCAAGGCGCTGATCCCGCTGGTCCGTTCGGGCGACGGCCGCATCCTGGCCGCCTTCGTCGACGATGACGGCTACTATCCCGCGCTCAACGATTTCGCGGGGATCGATCACGACGTGGGCGGAGACGACGACGGGCTCTATCCCGTGGTCTTCGTGTTCGAGCCGGACCTGCTCGACAACTGGGGGCTGGCGGATCGCGGCACGGCGCTGATGGCGCGCGAACTGGTGCTGGCCGCCGCCGACGGAACGACCCAGCCGGTCACGTTCGACCTCACGCTGAACGGCCTTGGCGCCAGCCGCAACCTGTTGACGCTGGCGTTCGAGCCGCCGTTCCTGGCGGCCACGGTCTGCCTGCTGCTCGCCATGGTGGCGGTGGGCTGGCGAGCGTTCTGCCGGTTTGGCCCGGCCCGCCAGCGGGGACGCGCCATCGCGCTGGGCAAGACCGCGCTGGTGGAAAACGCCGCCGGCCTGATCCGCCGCGCCGGGCGAGTCCATCTCGTCACCGGGCCTTATGCCGATGCAGTGCGCGAGCGGCTGATCGCGGCGCTGGGCCTGCCGCGCGGGCACGCGCCCGCCGAAGCCGAAGCGATGATAGACCGCGCGCAAGAACGGCGCGGCCTTTCCGGACCACCGTTTTCCGAACTGGCGAACAAGCTGCGCGCCACGCGCAAACCGCACGAGGTGGCGCGCCGCGCCGCCGCGCTCCAGCAGATCGAGAAGGATTTGACGTGA
- a CDS encoding CaiB/BaiF CoA-transferase family protein, whose amino-acid sequence MTTLLENIRVIDLTTVVFGPYATQMLADMGADVIKVEPPEGDQMRQAGRPKQGRGMGPVHMTLNRGKRSIALDLKQPADAEVMRGLLADADVFVHNVRGAGIARLGFDYESVRAIRPDIIYVHCVGFGSDGPYAGLQAYDDVIQAATGTTTLLPRADGDARPRFVPSLIADKVSGLYGTQAVLAALFHRQRTGEGQLVEVPMFECFAQFMLQEHLYGEVHDDPVQPAGYPRQVDPHRQPFPTRDGWVSIVPYTAHTIARVFEVLEATEVFDDPRFATDLDRLRNVSLLYAEIARRTPARTSAEWVRILNAAGVPCMEVRDLQDIRSDPHLAAVDFFHHRDHPTEGGYVEMRLPIRFAAMPARDLAHPPAIDEHGPALRAEAQRRHKR is encoded by the coding sequence ATGACCACCCTGCTTGAAAACATTCGCGTGATCGACCTGACCACGGTGGTGTTCGGCCCCTATGCCACGCAGATGCTGGCGGACATGGGCGCGGACGTGATCAAGGTCGAACCGCCCGAAGGTGATCAGATGCGGCAGGCGGGACGGCCGAAGCAGGGGCGCGGCATGGGGCCGGTGCACATGACGCTGAACCGGGGCAAGCGCTCGATCGCGCTCGACCTGAAGCAGCCGGCCGACGCGGAGGTCATGCGCGGCCTGCTCGCCGATGCCGACGTGTTCGTTCACAACGTGCGCGGTGCCGGCATCGCCCGCCTGGGGTTCGACTACGAATCGGTCAGGGCCATCCGCCCCGACATCATCTATGTCCATTGCGTGGGCTTCGGATCGGATGGCCCCTATGCCGGCCTGCAGGCCTATGACGACGTGATCCAGGCCGCGACCGGCACCACCACGCTGCTGCCGCGCGCCGATGGCGATGCCCGGCCCCGCTTCGTGCCCTCGCTGATCGCCGACAAGGTTTCGGGCCTCTATGGCACCCAGGCCGTGCTGGCGGCGCTGTTCCACCGCCAGCGCACCGGCGAGGGGCAGTTGGTCGAAGTGCCGATGTTCGAATGCTTCGCGCAGTTCATGCTGCAGGAGCACCTCTATGGCGAGGTCCATGACGATCCGGTGCAACCCGCCGGCTATCCGCGCCAGGTCGATCCCCATCGCCAGCCCTTTCCCACGCGCGACGGCTGGGTCAGCATCGTCCCCTATACCGCGCACACGATCGCCCGCGTGTTCGAGGTTCTGGAAGCGACCGAGGTGTTCGACGACCCGCGATTCGCCACCGATCTCGACCGGCTGCGCAATGTCAGCCTGCTTTATGCCGAGATCGCCCGGCGCACGCCCGCCCGAACCAGCGCGGAATGGGTCCGGATCCTGAACGCGGCGGGCGTTCCCTGCATGGAAGTGCGCGATCTGCAGGATATCCGCTCCGATCCGCACCTGGCCGCGGTGGATTTCTTCCACCATCGCGACCATCCGACCGAAGGCGGCTATGTGGAAATGCGCCTGCCCATCCGTTTCGCCGCCATGCCGGCACGAGACCTCGCGCATCCGCCCGCCATCGACGAACACGGCCCCGCCCTGCGCGCCGAAGCGCAACGCCGCCACAAGCGCTGA
- a CDS encoding RDD family protein: protein MARLPWKRKAADGHRAPRYAPAADKRLRRVVTPEGVALPFAIGSRAARASALLLDLLFIVGSMVGTTLLLVWVAGGFGGDRLDQNTPVAHAKQALSIVWIIAMFLYRNAYFLFFELGPRGATPGKRICGLRIAARDGRRLTTEAVIARNLVRDIELFMPLVFLASAWSSGADGEEAGWAGLVWFAIFVLFPFFNRDALRCGDVIAGTWVVDAPRRKLEKAMSLGEGARGQSTLTGAAYRFGEAELAVYGEYELQVLERVLRDGREEALAEVAATICAKIGWSAGSGDERAFLEAYYTQLRERLERGMRFGQRKADKFVPDARQATSSAWRFTATELSYYGEHQLEVLEQVLRAGDPETLGDVAARIGGKIGRDVDTADARPFLEAYYAQLREKLAGSVVSGAR from the coding sequence ATGGCGCGTCTGCCGTGGAAGCGAAAAGCCGCGGACGGTCATCGCGCGCCGCGTTACGCGCCCGCCGCGGACAAGCGCCTACGCCGCGTGGTGACCCCCGAAGGCGTCGCGCTGCCGTTCGCGATCGGATCGCGCGCCGCGCGCGCCTCGGCGCTGCTGCTCGATCTGTTGTTCATCGTCGGCTCGATGGTGGGCACCACGCTTCTGCTCGTGTGGGTGGCGGGGGGCTTCGGGGGTGACCGCCTGGACCAGAACACCCCTGTTGCCCATGCCAAGCAGGCGCTGTCGATCGTGTGGATCATCGCGATGTTCCTCTATCGCAACGCCTATTTCCTGTTCTTCGAACTCGGGCCGCGCGGGGCCACGCCGGGCAAGCGCATCTGCGGCCTGCGCATCGCCGCGCGCGATGGCAGGCGGTTGACCACCGAAGCGGTGATCGCGCGCAACCTGGTGCGCGACATCGAACTGTTCATGCCGCTGGTGTTCCTCGCCTCGGCCTGGTCCAGCGGCGCCGATGGCGAGGAAGCCGGCTGGGCCGGGCTGGTATGGTTCGCGATCTTCGTGCTGTTTCCCTTCTTCAACCGCGATGCCCTGCGCTGCGGTGACGTGATCGCGGGGACCTGGGTGGTCGACGCCCCCCGCCGCAAGCTGGAAAAGGCCATGTCGCTGGGCGAAGGCGCGCGCGGGCAAAGCACGCTCACCGGCGCGGCCTACCGCTTTGGCGAGGCGGAACTGGCGGTCTATGGCGAATACGAGCTGCAAGTGCTGGAGCGCGTGCTGCGCGACGGGCGCGAGGAGGCGCTGGCCGAAGTCGCCGCCACGATCTGCGCCAAGATCGGCTGGAGCGCCGGTTCTGGCGACGAACGCGCCTTCCTCGAGGCCTATTACACGCAACTGCGCGAAAGGCTGGAGCGGGGCATGCGCTTCGGCCAGCGCAAGGCCGACAAGTTCGTGCCCGACGCCCGGCAGGCAACCTCATCGGCCTGGCGCTTCACCGCCACCGAGCTGTCGTACTACGGCGAACACCAGCTCGAAGTGCTGGAACAGGTGCTGCGCGCGGGCGATCCGGAAACGCTGGGCGATGTCGCCGCGCGCATCGGCGGCAAGATCGGGCGGGACGTGGACACGGCCGATGCCCGTCCTTTCCTCGAAGCCTATTACGCCCAATTGCGCGAAAAGCTGGCCGGCAGCGTGGTTTCGGGCGCGCGGTAA
- a CDS encoding stage II sporulation protein M, with protein MSTLAQRVTGWFSKTEEQAAAASEAALRSDRFRLERETEWKRLEAIVTRMEKGRLRGISDEDLLALPVLYRTAASSLSIARETSLDRATLSYLEALTQRAWFLVYGPRTTLWGWFRRFLGGGWGAAVRAIWIDVLIALAAMVAGTVVGWLLVSSNPDWYYSLVGAGFADERVPGASRAVLHSTLFGHQKENGMSVFAAYLFSNNAQVSILAFALGFAFGLPSIMLLVHNTAMLGAMLWLYHGQGLTLDLIGWLSVHGTTELFAILLAGGAGIHIGRAMAFPGDATVLEAAAAAGRRAAQVMTGVVFMLIVAALLEGFARQLVDITTTRLALGGFMLVFWCGYFFVWRRGRVTAEGH; from the coding sequence ATGAGCACTTTAGCCCAACGCGTCACCGGCTGGTTCTCGAAGACCGAGGAACAGGCTGCCGCCGCCAGCGAGGCGGCGCTGCGGTCCGACCGCTTCCGGCTGGAGCGCGAGACCGAGTGGAAACGGCTGGAAGCGATCGTCACGCGCATGGAGAAAGGCCGGCTGCGCGGCATTTCCGACGAGGATCTGCTGGCCCTGCCGGTGCTCTACCGCACCGCCGCCTCCAGCCTTTCGATCGCGCGCGAAACCTCGCTTGACCGCGCCACGCTGTCCTACCTCGAAGCGCTGACGCAGCGCGCCTGGTTCCTCGTCTATGGCCCGCGCACCACCTTGTGGGGCTGGTTCCGCCGTTTCCTGGGCGGCGGCTGGGGCGCGGCGGTGCGGGCGATCTGGATCGACGTGCTGATCGCGCTGGCCGCGATGGTGGCGGGAACGGTGGTGGGCTGGCTGCTCGTTTCGTCCAACCCCGACTGGTACTATTCGCTGGTGGGTGCGGGCTTCGCCGACGAGCGCGTGCCGGGCGCCAGCCGCGCGGTGCTGCACAGCACGCTGTTCGGCCACCAGAAGGAGAACGGGATGAGCGTGTTCGCCGCCTACCTGTTCAGCAACAACGCGCAAGTCTCGATCCTGGCGTTCGCGCTGGGCTTCGCCTTCGGCCTGCCCTCGATCATGTTGCTCGTCCACAACACCGCCATGCTTGGCGCCATGCTGTGGCTCTATCACGGGCAGGGACTGACGCTGGACCTGATCGGCTGGCTTTCGGTGCACGGCACGACCGAGCTGTTCGCGATCCTGCTGGCAGGCGGCGCGGGGATACACATCGGCCGCGCGATGGCCTTTCCGGGCGATGCGACCGTGCTGGAAGCGGCGGCGGCGGCCGGCCGCCGCGCGGCGCAGGTAATGACCGGCGTGGTGTTCATGCTGATCGTCGCGGCGCTGCTCGAAGGCTTCGCGCGCCAGCTTGTCGACATCACGACCACCCGGCTGGCACTGGGCGGCTTCATGCTGGTGTTCTGGTGCGGCTATTTCTTCGTCTGGCGGCGCGGCCGCGTGACGGCGGAGGGCCATTGA